AATCGACAATTATAAGATACTGATGCTCTTCGAGTATTCCATTGGGAAAATTCATAAGGTTAGCATCTGAAATCGAGGCTTGATAATTACGGCTTCCGTTGTGACCATCCAGTTGGCTGAAACGACGATAGAACTCCAAACGAACGTCTATAAAATATGTACAACATGTTAACAGAAATAatgtgaacaaattttaaagacttttttgtttaaatacaagTGTGAGAATCtgataagaataatttaaatttaattaaatattttattgaaatgtttgtcaaggtggtttttttttaaataaatttaaaaagagcaaataaaaagttattaatttcaCGAGCTTTTGCATTAGTTCGAGTTTTGATtcgattttgttaaataaatcgtTTATTTTCAACTTCTAACCAAGGAAGTGTATCGTTaactttgtctttttttataattctcatGCCAGGagttattaataccctttatAGGTTCATATTTAAACACAAAGCCAGagtttaggaaaatagggaagtaTTTAAGACGAGATACCGAtgtacattggtcttaaaaagttttgaatgacaaaataggagggaaaaacagagttttccAAAGCATTCCACTTTCTCGATGTGCAGTTACAAAAAGGATTTCTTTACTTGACAGGTACtttgaaattgagctcaagggtaaactgatgagcattcctagaagtgctaGCATTACGGTTGAAGTTTTTGAAGGGTGGAAAGCAACTGGCTAATTCTATAGaacaatgttggtaaaaatatcGGTAATACAACGAAATGCATGAAACATGCGGCGGTTTATGTTCTAcatgtaaatgtttcggtttATGTTCTACagcatatcatttttaaagcccgtttttgaaatctatccaagttttgtttttgaggcACCTGCCAAGATATGAGAgtaatattcaagttttggacgattCAAGTGCCattcatggatagcggcatcgaaGATGGATTACGCTTTAACGACCGGAGAccgcattgagtttttgaagcattaaattctacacggttaatAATTCCcaattggacaatgctgtcgagatctgaatttaatgagctttacaTACGCTGTTGTTGAAGTTTCATATCCCAACGACAAGAATTCAAACCtataaacgaatatgaaaagctgagggtactttcgtcagcaaaacagtgtaatggattagaagtgttagacaaaagattatttgtgaatataaggaagagagtcggagataATACGgaaccctgaggaacaccacCAGCATATTGAACTGTtagaaaggtagtttctaatccaacgaaataaatattcatcaataccaaaatcacgcattttcgataagagagcttggtgccaaagtctattaaatgctttaaaaaagtttccaGTAATTCTCATGGTGATTTTATTtgaggttttgaaaaattttgaatcttaccCTTCTATTGTTTTGGAGTATATATTTAGTGCTGATTTTGAATCTGAACTtttattgtaaagggtgatattttagctattatctGTTTGGCAaccaacactggtttaaacagctgacgcacgtttagTGTTTTGTTTCGCTGTCAATCATTTtgagtttggtctataatttaaccatgaattgtcttacaaacaaacaacacttgcaaattattgaattttattaccaaaatgcgTGCTTATTTATGGTCAGTTACGTTAATATTTTCAGGTTACGTAagtaagcagaattgtcgattttggagagaatatcagccagaaacattgcaagagctactaatgcatccagaaaaagtcacagtatggtgcggtttatgagctggaggcatcattggaccgtacttcttcaaagatgatgcgaatcctaacgtaactgtgaatggtgagcgctaccgtgagttGATATCCAACTCTGTTTTGCCCAATATGAAAGAACTGGACTTgaatgacatgtggtttcaacaagacggtgccacgggcgcctagatcgtgcgatttaacgcctttgcTCTGTTTTTTTGTGGAGCAATGTCAAAGCTCacgtctatacagacaagcgtgcttcaattgacgcattggaaaacAACATCGAAGCATTTATTCTTGAGATATCGCCGGAAATgatggaaagagtatgccaaaattggactaagcggatggaacGTTTAAAGCGctgtcaaggtcaacatttgcatgaaataatcttcaaacattaaattatatgaaccgtactatcgattcaaataaaaatgttattaatttttttgaattttatgtgtttttttttaaagcttttaaaaaatcacccttcagCTATGTGACAgacatttatcaacaatcaccttagccgatttcaCCCCTGTTTTTAatgtcatttttatattttgtcaagATAACGGGTTATCAATTTTGCGATTTCCAAAATATAGGGCTGGagttcgacatctgtcaaacttatttgttaaaccaatttttttttggagttgaAAGTCCGACGTTTGCAAAAATGGACCGCTTAACTAAGGTTACCAAACATTTTCAGAAGAGTGTAATTTGATTATCAGTTGAACAGTGCAATTAATAGactcatttttaatttgtagtttATTAAGTTACATATAAAACACAAAAGTCATTAACTTAATCTGTAACATTTAAGTCAGGTAAGCGTTGGAGAATATCCTGAATAAAGTGTAACTAAGTATTTTCCGCAATTGACAATTCCTAGATTAGggaaaaaatcaagtttttaagaGACATTCCGGCTcttctttcaataaacaaaTCTTCAGTTACGATAAAAAGTGGCACAATTAttggaattttcaaatttaatttccaaGGGAAATTTGAATCTCCATATCTCCATTTATCAAAATCTTTCTATCGTTTATTAATAGAAAATCTGAAGTTTTCCATATTTTTCTTCCAAATTCCAATTGTAATTCATCTAATTTATGATATGATGTCAACAATGGGGTTATCCATGtttaaattcagatttttttcaaaaattgatttttttcgtgGCGCATGGAACCAGATTggaactgtttttttgtttgtcattgtattaaaataacttcGTTTACGTCTAAATGAGTGTGgtaaagcatattttttttaattgtataagTTTTGGTGCAAAGAGGGGTAAATCTGCCGAAAAAATCTATATCTGAGgaattgatcttaaatcaaaaattaatcaatttatttattacttattatttaaatgcaaaaacaggggaaattttgtattttgacagatctagatcaaaaatataatttgatttatttaacccatggaaaaccccataaGTCAGTCGATTAAAATGTCCAAAAGCACACAAAAAAACTTACCAAAATCCCAGCAAATCATAATTTGAACTCGGAGTGGAATATTCAAGtaatttaataatgattttattgGTTGCACAAACTCAACAATTTCACTTGAACAAACAATTCCATAACCTAATATTAAGCCCagaaacaaaactttcaaaGCCACTGAAGGTTTCATTTTAACACCTTTAAAAATTTAGcttcaattgaaattgaaatttcagaACAAGACCTTTTTATATTGATAAAGCAACTCCATACAACGCaactaattgaaattaaaataagaaatcaaaatttatatttgcacAGCAAATAGAAttagaaattttattattatactctcatttgatcaaaaaaataaaaaaataaaacaaatttacaaagttgGTGGAGGAGGCATCATGCCTCCATTCATCATACCGCCATTACTACTAGTTATACTAATTACACCGCACGCAATCGCTGGCCCCACGGAATTCTCTTCGTTCTGAAATGCCACTGCATCGGGTAGCGCTTGCAGTGACGAAGAGAAGACCTCGGCGTTCAGGGAATTATTAATGTCAATCGGTTTGCTATGAATCACAATTGAACGTCCAATGATTCCGTGGATACCAAACAGCGTTAGGTAAGAGCTAAGGAACACACTCGAAATACTGCCATCTTCTTTTGTGTCAACATTgccaatctaaaaaaaattaagtgtgtttatttatgaaattgcaAATAATGTAATTGAATTTAATGCGAGCTTCATATACGAGTAGTCTTAAAGTTCTTACAAAATTGTTGGGGAAATGGCCACCAGTGGATTTGCAGCCCATGCTAACATCTCCAAAGGTGTGGATGTGGAAGGCGTGCTTTCCCACCGGAAGTCCTGTCACGTTAATTGAAAGTTTGACATAATTATTTGCTGGCCATTGGTTAAATGTTACCGATCCTGTAATTGGGGAATCGGGAGCATCTGGCACGATTGTCGCAGAGGCTTGCCACATATTTTCATTCTACACAAAATCGAATCGGGTACATTGGagttaaattaagtttgataaatGATTAATTTTTCACTCACAATATTATAATATAGGGTATGTCCTGGGTTATAGCCAAGTATCGGTACCGTTAAACGTTCGTATCTTTTGACTTTTCCG
This window of the Eupeodes corollae chromosome 3, idEupCoro1.1, whole genome shotgun sequence genome carries:
- the LOC129951374 gene encoding superoxide dismutase [Cu-Zn] produces the protein MISRVLLVGLAFACAIEISCGQGIFDRRQAAPPPNDAGQIKVINGKVKRYERLTVPILGYNPGHTLYYNINENMWQASATIVPDAPDSPITGSVTFNQWPANNYVKLSINVTGLPVGKHAFHIHTFGDVSMGCKSTGGHFPNNFIGNVDTKEDGSISSVFLSSYLTLFGIHGIIGRSIVIHSKPIDINNSLNAEVFSSSLQALPDAVAFQNEENSVGPAIACGVISITSSNGGMMNGGMMPPPPTL